The DNA window GATTTAActcaagaatcgactaaacctgatagctctgataccaacaactgtaacaccccttaatccCATACTATCACCGAAACAGgcttacgaggcattaccgaacatatcagaTAATTTACgattaaatttacaaataaataacatacatattataatttaatgatttagTCCCTTTCATGGACCTTCGAGGCCTAGAATACGTATTAGAAGTGAATCGAGACTTGTTTGAGTGCTTcagaattttgttttaaaaaaaaactcaatataacccctttataattatctaaccttccctgcaatttcaaacTACAACCAATTTGCAACCAATACAACAACCTATACATCTCCATAATCAAACATGCCTAATTATGCCTACaacattaatttaacaatttatctaCTTgatcattcataaataattttttaattgaactaataatttcatttatttccattttagTTTCATGCCATATTTACCAAATTGTCTCTGAAGTCGGGATtgatctggatgctgaaccgggaccTTTGATTTCTACTGACCTGTGCAcgaaaacaaccgtacgctgagtatttcgtactcagtggtattaccataattcaaactatataactttaatgaattataaatattaatcatataacattaaacatgtaaaatttataacttataagaactaatttacattcagtttcatatttcatataataattCATCAACAATATCATATATTAATAACTTGAATTTGATCAATtcatgaaccttaggttcatATTTTCAAATCTCACAATTCAACTAACAATTTCTTTCTTATACTTTTAGTCGTATGatcaatcaaattcattcaattctcacatttcaattattcaccctattaacaaacctgGACCTTGgcagatacacggattccaaccaaacacattagtacggcacattgtgcctaaaacggtattCAGTACCTGATCAATATGTTAGAAGCAGTATacaacacataaagtgcctgaaacGACATAAGTGGTGCCTAATATGACACATATAGTGCCTGATCGGCAAAGCCGATAAATTTCcgtactcttccaatcctatggcatgccaattatatccgactaagCTCgattagttaatagggtattcaaatcactttctcaatttcaatttcaatgtaCAATTCAGTTCGATACAATTTTCCACTTTTCAACAATATACTATCAAGTATACAtactaggggtgagcattcgatcgaatcgaatcgaaaatttttgaattaatcgagttttcgaatctcattttatcatcctaactttatttgaagttttctcgaatcgagtcgagtgagatggaatttgaatcgaatcgaatcgaatatatttgttcgagttaaattttaaaaaataattttgggtccttgtaaccattgtcacccatcgtaataaaatttgtccaccttaatcaaattttttattaactttcatcacttcataatttatttattaatttttatatattggttagcttctttgcttgcttagttgtttcaattatcttcatattcttgttactatgtattttagaattaaaaaatatattaaatgtaaaaatatgatttttttaataaaagttattttaaaaataaaatgtgaaattgataccaatataaaattttaacatgaatattttatggaataattaataattcaattttaatataaatattcaatatgactaaacaattcactaatataaataatataaaatgtgaaatttaatttaataatataaatagtagatgtaaataaaattattactatttatgtttagtgattttttttggataattttgattttttatttgagagtaaatggtgagaagtaaaagtttaggggaaaaataaaaagttttggggaataaaagtttgagggaaagtaaaaaggagggagtaaaattttgaagggaaaatattaaaaaaaattggaggggggagggtttgggatagatgggaggtgggatgggaagggaataaaagttttaggggaaaagtgggagggagtaaaaattttgggggaaaataaaaggttttgaaggtttttgggagtaaaattttgagaaaaaataaatgggagagtaaaattttggtgggaaatggattttgggtagattggggggttgggaggggaggggagtaaaagttttggggggaaagtgggaaagagtaaaagttttgagggaaaagtaaaaaggtttgggagtttgaggtaaaaatgtaaaatattatagtttgatattcgaattattcgaattattcgagttattcgaattcaaaaactcaaatcgattcgaactcgaaattcgaaaaaaaaaatcgagTCAATTCgtataactcgattaactcgaacaactcgattcgtttaactcgaaattcaaatttttttcgattttttcgagtcgaatcgagttttgctcacccctaatacATACATAATCATACTTCATCTCAATTTCATTCTTTTCAATATTGATAccaaccttaaaattttacttaccatacacgtaaatttaaatataacttttaataaatagtagtttgaattatagtaatacaaacccggattTGTTCGATTACTCCTCGACAATCTTTGCTagctaaagaaattaaaataattatactattaatcACAGCACTAATTAATgataataattgaatttttatccaatttataccctaattccaatttaatcctaattaactcatttacttttctaacttaattcatactttatttctattcaatttccttccatattctacttaactatctaatgttcataataaaaccctaatttaaaacttctttcaatttaatccctacaacacaaaacttatagcctagtttacaatttaatcttttaatcaattctaacttaaaattcattcaattaaacccctaatttattattttgttcaacatgaactacgttcaaaaacctaaaaaaaccttccaaaacctcaacttagtttcaacaaaactttgttctaaagcttctaaaacatcaaatttaagtaaaaaagacttaattgacttaccaattaaagcttaaagcttccaaaccctaatttttcctttttctttcttttcttctttttccctggTACTTTCGAATAGCCTATTCTGTTTTGGTTTCcttctttgttttatttccttttgcttttatgctttatttgtttaataataatataacaacttagtaaatatctatttaataatcaatgtatttattacaagtgtaatattacttatatttacacatgtactatatcatcatcatacatttgtcatgttttaatttatttatcacataaaaatcttataatataattatttaattaataaatatcttttacttaaaaataaataataaatatctatttacttaaataataagtaatttaaatCCATGAATTACAGGGATGTTGGGGGAAACAAGAAGATATTCTTGGTGAGATGGTAGAAGATTTTCCAATCAAAAGCCTGTGGTGGGTTGGGGTTTTTTGACAGTTAAGagatcaaaataatttctttatacTGAAATTAGGCTTCAATATTGTTTCCAACACTGATTCTTTATGGGTGTGGGTTCTTAGATCTAAGTATGGGTGTTAAAAGAGGCATCCCAAAAGACATATCTTATAGTAAGTGTTCTTTCCTTTGGAGGTCTCTTTCTAAAATATGGGTCGTACTTCGAGATAATTTATTTTGGTCAATTGGTAATAAAGAAAGTATTAGATGTTGAAAGGATAAGTGGATACTGAAGATTGGCCCTTTGGTTAATCACATTCCTTCTCATTCTAATCTAGATTTAGATTGTTCCCTTAGAGAATTGGTGATTGAAGATAATTCGTGGAATATGGATTTGTTCCAAGTTTGGTTGCCAGATGATGTCATTAGACGTATtgtaagtattcatcctcctcatCCTTTATCAGGACCAGATAAAATTGTATGGGTTAGGTCTATATCAAGGTCATTCTCTATTAAGAGTGCTTATCGAATGCTTAGAGAGAGGACATGGAATTCAAGTGATGATGCATGGCATATGGTGTGGAAATTCCCGGGACCATAGAGGGTTCAAATGTTTCTTTGGCTCGCTTTTAAAGAGAGACTTCTCACATAGGTAGAGCAGAAAAGGCGAGGTATAGGGAAGAAGAGCGTTGCACGGTATGTGGGAGTGCACCGAAAGATGTCGGTCACGCCGTTAGGGATTGTTCCACGGCTAAAGAAGTGTGGTCTCAGCTTATACCAGTGGAAAAACAAGGtagattcttttcaggaaatttACAAAATTAGCTTAAATCCAATTTGGGAAGTCGTTATAACTTTTCCGTAAAGGAAGTGGATTGGCAGTGTTCCTTTGGTCTAATTGTGTGGCATATTTGGAAGAACTGAAACCTTTCCATTTTTCAATGTAATGAGTGGAGTGTTGACGAAATAATTAAAGGATTGTACAGTTCGGCCGTACAATGTAGCTCTTCTCTCAAGGTATCTCATTCCATGAGACAAAATGTTAGGATGTCAGTCAATGGGGAAGGTTCTTGGATCTGTTTGAATTCTGACGGCACTTTGAAGTTAGACTTCGGGTTGGCCGCTGCTGGAGCGGTGTTGAGGGATTGTCATGGGGGTTGCTTCCTTGGGTTTATTAGGAATTTGGGACATTGTTCGGTCTTCAACGCTAAGTTATAGGGTGTTCTTAATGGATTGATGATTTTACAGAATCGGAAATATGATCGAGTGGTGATCAGAATAGATAGTCAATAGGCTTTTTGAGCTATTCAGAGCTATTCAGAAATCCTTCTCAAAGACATCCTTTTTGGTACTTATCAAATATATTCCGTAACACTTGATGAATTTCGATCAATGGAAACTTGAGCTTATACCTCGCGAAGAAAATTTCAAGGCTGATCGTATCGTTAAGATAGCTTTCAACAGAAACAAGGGACTTCATTTAGTCGAGGATATTCCTTTAAAAGAAGCTTATATagattaaaaaacaaattaatggCACATTGATTTCCAATTTTTTGAGTAAAGAGACTCCTAATTTGCCATTTTTCGGAAGTACATGCTTTTCTGCaagtggagaagaagatgatgCTTAGCTCATTGGGTTctataagcttttttttttttttttccttttaaagtTATGATAGAGAATGGAGAGAGATAAGAAAAAAAGTAATGCTTTGATTATTCCCATTAATTTGGTTCAGGTTGGTAGATGCATCCATCAACAATACCAGAAGATGAAACAAAGTTTTGGTAtgaaatcatcaaacatccaaGTCGAAACATATAGACTATGAAAAGAGTACAAGAGAGATTGAGAAATGAGATTTAGAGGTCATCACGAGATCCTTTATTATCAGAGACAGTCTCTTTGAGCTTCTCAGCAGTGTGGTGGACAGCATCTGCAGCAGATTTCGCAGTTTTTTCGACCGTCTCTGTGCCTGCTTCAACACTTTTCTTGGCCGCTTCTTTAATATTCTCTCCTGCACTTTCAGAACCTCCAATTGTGCCCGTTTGTTTGATCCCTTTTTTTGTATCCTCCCCTGCACTTTCAGAAACCCCAGTTGTGCCTGTGCCTGGAGCTCTAAAACTAACAAGGAACAAAGCATGTTagtgatggatggatggatgtaATAAGAAAAACATAACACAGTGTGCGTGTGTGTGTGCCATACTCTAGATTAGGTGGGGTGAACTTGAGCTGGAGGCCATGGAGAACGGTTTTGATCTTTTCCCAAGAAGTAAGATGAGATTTCTTCAAGGAAGAAATGGTGCTTGATACGACATGGAAGAAGGATGTTTTCTCTTCTTCGTCGTCAATGTATTGCCCTGTTTCACAAACTACTGATACAATTTGATGTGACACAAAGATTAACCAAACAAGAAGGAACATCAAGCTGCTTCTAGATTTTTTCATTCTTAAGTTTTGCAactaaaaagataaattaaactaaattaagaaaaaaaagaaaagaaaatggtaaTGGTATTTGCTTTGGGGTTTTGTAGTTAGGAGGTGGATTCAAGTTATTACACGTTGCTGCCAAATAAAGGTAACGTGGCCTTACCACCTTGGCTCtagccttttcttttcttctctgaaTATTTCAATACCGGTAGGCAAGGTAATATCTTTTAGGGTATTTGtaatttttggttttctttttcttttctcgtaAGAAAAGGCCCTTCAATTTTGGTATttgtattttgtttatatatCATTGTGATcacctaaaattaaaaataattttttattaaatttaaatgatgATATGATACAATCTCGAATATTATATCATCACACTATTACgaaactaaataaattaaaatagactaaattattaaatcaaGCACCAAAATAGTTCTAGTTACTAAGTTCAATGATTACATTAATTATCTCTTTTAATAAGATAAAAGACACTTATCTCCCAAATTAtctaaaatacatttatttgaaAATTAGTTTTGAATAAAATAGCATAAACGTTATTTAGAgctatttattaaataaattttaaataagaggcttaaatatatatttgactcctaaattttttattttatcccaAATTgatatttatggttttttattatCTCAAGctaatacttaaattttcattCTGTCAaggattttgattattttttttgtaacagTACCAAGTTAGGACATGTGACACTTTCAAACAGTGACACATAACAATGCTAgcatcataatttatttttttaaaaaataaaatatattaattttttaaaatttaaaaagtatacgtaaagaattttaaatcataaaagaataataacaaaatatagtaaaagtttttaaaaattacaaaaagattaaattgaattaactttTGTTTAGTTTCCTTTTCATCTTGACCAACACCATGGACTTGGCACCCTTTTCgggagaaattaaaattaaaaattaaacaaaagttaatttaatttttaaaattttttaaaaattttactatatttttaaaatttttaaaaaaattattttttattttttaaaataaataataatatcataATGAAGTTAGCATTGTCATATGTTACTATTTGAAAGTGTTGCGTGtcccaattaaaaaaaatactaaaaccttgacgaaatgaaaatttaagtaccaaCTTGAGATAAAGaaaaaactcataaatatcaacttaaaacatggaaaatttaagAGTTAAATAAGTATTTAAGcctaaataaaaagataattatactcttactcttatttatttatgttttttctatttattttatgcaCTTTCTCTATTTTAAACAACTTTGGACCCAAAATAAATCTggcttattttattaatataaatattttataaatattttattaataaataaatagtgaaatttatTGTCGGGTTATATGCAAAGGTAGCTTGAATTTAGCCAATGGACTAACTTGATTCGACCTGCGAACAATTCTAACTTTAagtgaaatttaataatttaaacttatatttaattcctttatatattaaatttaagctgaatttattaaattttttatttaaaattaactattattatttaaaaggattttataaaaaataattaattaaatataaaataaaagaaataaagggaaAATGAATTCGTCTCggattatacatatatattaaattaattttaaaatatttaatatgtatttgagtaaaaaaaattaaaaataaaaggtaaaagagaagacaaaaagaaaaagtgCAATTATGGTTTatgataaatctttaaaaattaaagttacaAATATTGATcggaaaataaattatatattggtttatattagaatataatataatttaatagtaaTTAAAACAACGTTATAactaattagatttttattacttttaattgaaaattatgaaacaaattatcaaagataacaaaaaataaatgtaataaagaaattttattttgtatttaaaattattttttgtcaaaGCTGGAGATTGAATATTTTTCAAATCATAGGGTAAGTGATTTATTATTAAACTTATGGggatttgaataataataaaatttgtttttatttgaaatcATTTGCAAAGCATTTAGTGTGTAGTCTAAAAAAGGAAAATCTGAATATCTTTTTCTATTTGGTTTTCAAGAAAATTAGATTTTTAGTTAAATGTGACTGCCACCAAATGTGATATATGATGGGAGGATTTTCTGACAATGAGAATGGTATCCCTCCCCACCACCATCTACCCTTATAGTATCTCCTACAAGGAGAGGACTTTATTTCTTTTTGTCATACCTGCTTGatttatattcatttttaattcaacataatatttatattaatatataattttcggATTAGCAtttgatatattaataatgtacttttttattttacaagtaatttaaaaaaaatgtcatttgtttttttaaatatttcataggGCACTTATCAACTTCTGAttctatttgtaaaatttaaaaattctattaaaatatataaatattattctataatttttttgataaattaattcctaaaaaaaattagaaattgaatcatGAAAAAACTGTACAGATTATGGGATTAACTGAAGCATGATACAAggaatattaaaattattaaaatatgtcataTCACAACAAATATGTGAGCTGTAAACGAATTATTAAtgtgaaaatattaattatatacttTACACATTAAACGAATACAACACAATAcaaataacttttttaaattgaatcacagtaataaatattttacaatatgTTATGAATTAAGAATACAATATGGCTAGTGATATAAAATACAATATAGAACATAAAAACAATAACATCAACGCAACATACAATCATAAACATGTAAAAAATCTTTGTACAACAAATGATAAAAATGCGTATCGTATATAATGTTTTGA is part of the Gossypium hirsutum isolate 1008001.06 chromosome D11, Gossypium_hirsutum_v2.1, whole genome shotgun sequence genome and encodes:
- the LOC107949282 gene encoding uncharacterized protein isoform X1, coding for MKKSRSSLMFLLVWLIFVSHQIVSVVCETGQYIDDEEEKTSFFHVVSSTISSLKKSHLTSWEKIKTVLHGLQLKFTPPNLDFRAPGTGTTGVSESAGEDTKKGIKQTGTIGGSESAGENIKEAAKKSVEAGTETVEKTAKSAADAVHHTAEKLKETVSDNKGSRDDL
- the LOC107949282 gene encoding uncharacterized protein isoform X2 → MKKSRSSLMFLLVWLIFVSHQIVSVVCETGQYIDDEEEKTSFFHVVSSTISSLKKSHLTSWEKIKTVLHGLQLKFTPPNLEAPGTGTTGVSESAGEDTKKGIKQTGTIGGSESAGENIKEAAKKSVEAGTETVEKTAKSAADAVHHTAEKLKETVSDNKGSRDDL